The following proteins are encoded in a genomic region of Microcebus murinus isolate Inina unplaced genomic scaffold, M.murinus_Inina_mat1.0 scaf008_hap2_Mmur4.0, whole genome shotgun sequence:
- the LOC142866971 gene encoding thymosin beta-4-like has protein sequence MAEIEKFNKSKLKKTETQEKNPLPSKETIEQEKKAGES, from the coding sequence ATGGCTGAGATCGAGAAATTCAATAAGTcgaaattgaagaagacagaaaCGCAAGAGAAAAATCCACTGCCTTCCAAAGAAACGATTGAACAGGAGAAGAAAGCAGGCGAATCGTAA